One segment of Cryptococcus neoformans var. grubii H99 chromosome 2, complete sequence DNA contains the following:
- a CDS encoding histone H3, with product MARTKQTARKSTGGKAPRKQLATKAARKQTTTSAAGGVKKPHRYRPGTVALREIRRYQKSTELLIRKLPFQRLVREIAQDFKTDLRFQSSAVMALQEASEAYLVSLFEDTNLAAIHAKRVTIQPKDLQLARRLRGERS from the exons GACCGCCCGAAAGTCCACTGGTGGTAAGGCCCCCAGGAAGCAGC TCGCTACCAAGGCTGCCAGGAAGCAAACCACCACCTCTGCCGCTGGTGGTGTCAAGAAGCCCCACAGGTACAGGCCCGGTACCGTCGCTCTCCGAGAAATCCGACGATACCAGAA GTCTACCGAGCTCCTTATCAGGAAGCTTCCCTTCCAGCGACTTGTCCGTGAAATCGCCCAGGACTTCAAG ACCGACCTTCGATTCCAGTCCTCTGCCGTCATGGCTCTCCAGGAGGCTTCCGAAGCCTACCTTGTCTCTCTCTTTGAGGACACCAACTTGGCTGCCATCCACGCTAAGCGTGTCACCATCCAGCCCAAGGACCTCCAGCTCGCCCGTCGTCTCCGAGGCGAGAGGTCTTAA